In one window of Ruminococcus albus AD2013 DNA:
- the nifJ gene encoding pyruvate:ferredoxin (flavodoxin) oxidoreductase: MARKMKTMDGNNAAAWASYPFTEVAAIYPITPSSVMAEVTDQWSAKGQKNLFGTPVKVAEMQSEAGASGTVHGSLSAGALTTTYTASQGLLLMIPNMYKIAGELLPCVIHVSARCVASHALNIFGDHSDVYACRQTGFAMLCSSNVQEVMDLGTVAHLSTIESRVPFLHFFDGFRTSHEIQKIETWDIEDVREMTNFEKIEEFRKNALNPEHPILKGTAQNPDIFFQAREACNPYYDAVPGIVEDYMAKVNAKIGTDYKLFNYYGAEDADHVIVAMGSVCDTIEETIDYLNANEGTKLGLVKVRLYRPFAADRLVAALPSTTEQITVLDRTKEPGSLGEPLYLDVVAALKNTQFHNVPVASGRYGLGSKDTTPDQIKAAYWNSYKKDTYKPRFTLGIKDDVTNLSLESEGKLDSAPAGTTACKFWGLGADGTVGANKNSIKIIGDHTDLYAQAYFAYDSKKSGGVTVSHLRFGKTPIKSTYLINQADFVACHNESYITKYNMVQDIKPGGTFLLNCQWDEKELDKHLPGQVKRYIAENNIKFYTINGVKIGKEIGLGNRINTVLQSAFFKLSGIIPMEDAIKFMKDAATASYSKKGEAIVKMNHDAIDAGCQQVVEVKVPAAWKKAKDTPMGVKAVKCANKTLQDFVNNIQIPCNAQEGDKLPVSTFTHMADGVFPQGSAAFEKRGIAVDVPAWDGANCIQCNFCSYVCPHAVIRPSIMTDDELKKAPKLAQDKAVPVTGMPGYNFVMTMSALDCTGCGSCVNVCPGKKGNKALNMMPLESQLAEQEVFNYALTLAEKPEVFEKFKETTVKGSQFKQPLLEFSGACAGCGETPYAKLITQLFGDRMYIANATGCSSIWGGSAPSTPYTTNKEGKGPAWANSLFEDNAEYGYGMFLAQSTIRNRTIAKVLELSKTTKAAAVKEAAEAYLSTVDNGAANKAATADLIAALKKSKSAAADEILKDADYLAKKSMWIFGGDGWAYDIGFSGVDHVLASGEDVNIFVFDTEVYSNTGGQSSKSTPTGAIAQFAAAGKEVKKKDLAGIAMSYGYVYVAHVAMGADMNQCLKAIHEAESYNGPSIIIGYAPCINHGIKGGMKIAQTEEKKAVQAGYWHLYRYDPRLKAEGKNPFILDSKAPSADYREFIMGEVRYNALARQNPERAEKLFAKAEQNAKDRYDYLMRYAKLYNTADEK; encoded by the coding sequence ATGGCAAGAAAAATGAAAACCATGGACGGTAACAACGCTGCTGCTTGGGCATCATATCCCTTTACAGAAGTTGCTGCTATCTATCCTATCACCCCTTCCTCTGTTATGGCTGAGGTTACAGACCAGTGGTCTGCTAAGGGTCAGAAGAACCTGTTCGGTACTCCCGTAAAGGTTGCTGAGATGCAGTCGGAGGCAGGTGCTTCCGGTACTGTTCACGGCTCACTGAGTGCAGGTGCTCTTACTACCACCTACACCGCTTCTCAGGGTCTGCTGCTGATGATCCCCAATATGTACAAGATCGCCGGCGAGCTTCTTCCCTGCGTTATCCACGTTTCTGCAAGATGTGTAGCTTCCCACGCACTGAACATCTTCGGCGACCACTCTGACGTATATGCTTGCCGTCAGACAGGTTTCGCTATGCTGTGTTCATCCAACGTACAGGAAGTTATGGATCTGGGTACTGTTGCTCACCTCTCTACAATCGAGAGCAGAGTTCCTTTCCTGCACTTCTTCGACGGTTTCCGTACCTCTCACGAGATACAGAAGATCGAAACATGGGATATCGAAGATGTAAGAGAGATGACCAACTTCGAGAAGATCGAGGAATTCAGAAAGAATGCTCTGAATCCTGAGCATCCTATCCTCAAGGGTACTGCACAGAACCCTGACATCTTCTTCCAGGCAAGAGAAGCTTGCAATCCTTACTATGATGCTGTTCCCGGTATCGTTGAGGATTACATGGCTAAGGTAAATGCTAAGATCGGTACAGATTACAAGCTCTTCAACTACTATGGTGCTGAGGATGCTGACCATGTAATCGTTGCTATGGGTTCTGTATGCGATACTATCGAAGAGACTATCGATTACCTGAACGCTAACGAGGGCACAAAGCTGGGTCTCGTTAAGGTTAGACTTTACAGACCTTTCGCAGCTGACAGACTTGTTGCAGCTCTGCCTTCCACTACTGAACAGATCACCGTTCTTGACAGAACCAAGGAGCCCGGTTCTCTGGGTGAGCCTCTGTATCTGGACGTTGTTGCTGCACTGAAGAACACACAGTTCCACAATGTACCCGTTGCAAGCGGCAGATACGGTCTGGGTTCAAAGGATACAACTCCTGACCAGATCAAGGCTGCTTACTGGAATTCCTACAAAAAGGACACCTATAAGCCTAGATTCACACTGGGTATCAAGGATGACGTTACCAACCTCTCTCTCGAGAGCGAGGGCAAGCTGGATTCCGCTCCTGCAGGCACAACTGCTTGTAAGTTCTGGGGTCTGGGTGCTGACGGTACTGTTGGTGCTAACAAGAACTCCATCAAGATCATAGGCGACCACACCGATCTGTATGCACAGGCTTACTTTGCATATGACTCCAAGAAGTCCGGTGGTGTTACAGTATCTCACCTGAGATTCGGTAAGACTCCTATCAAGTCTACTTACCTCATCAACCAGGCTGATTTCGTAGCTTGCCACAACGAGTCCTACATCACCAAGTACAACATGGTACAGGATATCAAGCCCGGCGGAACATTCCTGCTGAACTGCCAGTGGGACGAGAAGGAGCTGGATAAGCACCTCCCCGGCCAGGTCAAGAGATATATCGCTGAGAACAACATCAAGTTCTACACAATCAACGGCGTTAAGATCGGTAAGGAGATCGGTCTGGGCAACAGGATCAACACTGTTCTCCAGTCTGCATTCTTCAAGCTTTCCGGCATCATTCCTATGGAAGACGCTATCAAGTTCATGAAGGACGCTGCTACTGCTTCTTACTCCAAGAAGGGTGAAGCTATCGTTAAGATGAACCACGACGCTATCGACGCAGGCTGCCAGCAGGTAGTTGAGGTCAAGGTACCCGCTGCTTGGAAAAAGGCTAAGGATACTCCTATGGGCGTTAAGGCTGTTAAGTGTGCTAACAAGACCCTCCAGGATTTCGTTAACAACATTCAGATCCCCTGCAACGCACAGGAAGGCGACAAGCTGCCTGTATCTACATTCACTCACATGGCTGACGGTGTGTTCCCTCAGGGTTCCGCTGCATTTGAGAAGAGAGGTATAGCTGTTGACGTTCCCGCTTGGGATGGTGCAAATTGTATCCAGTGTAACTTCTGCTCTTATGTATGTCCTCATGCAGTTATCAGACCCAGCATCATGACAGATGACGAGCTGAAGAAGGCTCCTAAGCTGGCACAGGATAAGGCAGTACCCGTAACTGGTATGCCCGGATACAACTTCGTTATGACTATGTCTGCTCTGGACTGCACAGGCTGCGGTTCTTGTGTAAACGTATGTCCCGGCAAGAAGGGCAACAAGGCTCTGAACATGATGCCTCTGGAGAGCCAGCTTGCTGAGCAGGAAGTATTCAACTACGCTCTGACTCTGGCTGAGAAGCCTGAGGTATTCGAGAAGTTCAAGGAGACAACTGTTAAGGGCTCACAGTTCAAGCAGCCTCTGCTTGAATTCTCCGGCGCTTGCGCAGGCTGCGGTGAGACTCCTTATGCTAAGCTCATCACACAGCTGTTCGGCGACAGAATGTACATCGCTAACGCAACTGGATGCTCCTCTATCTGGGGTGGTTCCGCTCCTTCGACTCCTTACACCACCAACAAGGAAGGCAAGGGCCCTGCTTGGGCTAACTCCCTGTTCGAGGATAACGCTGAGTACGGTTACGGTATGTTCCTGGCTCAGTCCACAATCAGAAACAGAACTATCGCTAAGGTTCTTGAACTGAGCAAGACCACTAAGGCTGCTGCTGTTAAGGAAGCTGCTGAGGCTTACCTGAGCACAGTTGATAACGGTGCTGCTAACAAGGCTGCTACTGCTGATCTGATCGCAGCTCTGAAGAAGTCCAAGAGCGCTGCAGCTGATGAGATCCTGAAGGATGCTGATTACCTGGCTAAGAAGTCCATGTGGATCTTCGGCGGCGACGGTTGGGCATACGATATCGGTTTCTCCGGTGTTGACCACGTTCTGGCTTCCGGTGAGGACGTAAACATCTTCGTATTCGATACCGAGGTTTACTCCAACACAGGCGGACAGTCCTCCAAGTCTACTCCTACCGGTGCTATTGCACAGTTCGCAGCAGCAGGTAAGGAAGTTAAGAAGAAGGATCTGGCAGGTATAGCTATGTCTTACGGTTATGTTTATGTTGCACATGTTGCTATGGGTGCTGACATGAACCAGTGCCTGAAGGCTATCCACGAGGCTGAGAGCTACAATGGTCCTTCCATCATCATCGGTTATGCTCCTTGTATCAACCACGGTATCAAGGGCGGCATGAAGATCGCTCAGACCGAGGAGAAGAAGGCTGTTCAGGCTGGTTACTGGCATCTGTACAGATATGATCCTCGTCTGAAGGCTGAAGGCAAGAATCCTTTCATCCTGGATTCCAAGGCTCCTTCTGCTGATTACAGAGAGTTCATCATGGGCGAAGTTCGTTACAACGCACTCGCTAGACAGAACCCTGAGAGAGCTGAAAAGCTGTTTGCTAAGGCTGAGCAGAACGCTAAGGATAGATATGACTATCTGATGAGATATGCTAAGCTCTACAACACTGCTGATGAGAAGTAA
- a CDS encoding SecDF P1 head subdomain-containing protein: MKKLILAVCLVMCLAGCGNNSTEDKAKDSKASAESAVSSAEESKFDSHITYTCEKAADDAELDKVADALDARYSQAFSESEHTIKKDYENKEIRLEFDNTEGTEDFAETSNLANIVKFIKGEDKSGEVILTNENIESCEKQMYVYAGDGSERWVVTIQFDDEGKQLFADATTELSEKKMPISVWLNDEMISAPMVNEPIMDGKCQISGDFDEEKATELADKIAMKPLPFDITVKESELNK; encoded by the coding sequence ATGAAAAAATTGATATTGGCAGTTTGTCTGGTTATGTGTCTGGCGGGGTGCGGTAATAATTCGACGGAAGATAAGGCTAAGGACAGCAAGGCTTCGGCTGAATCTGCCGTGTCATCGGCGGAAGAAAGCAAATTCGACAGTCATATCACCTATACCTGCGAAAAAGCGGCGGACGATGCGGAGCTGGATAAGGTAGCCGATGCACTGGATGCCCGCTATTCACAGGCTTTCAGCGAAAGCGAACATACTATTAAAAAGGACTATGAAAACAAGGAGATAAGGCTGGAGTTCGATAATACCGAGGGTACGGAAGATTTTGCTGAGACATCGAACCTTGCAAATATAGTTAAGTTCATAAAGGGCGAGGACAAGTCCGGCGAAGTTATACTTACCAATGAGAATATCGAAAGCTGTGAAAAACAAATGTACGTATATGCCGGTGATGGTTCTGAACGCTGGGTAGTTACTATACAATTTGATGATGAGGGCAAACAGTTATTTGCAGATGCGACTACGGAACTTTCAGAAAAGAAAATGCCTATATCTGTCTGGCTGAACGATGAGATGATATCGGCACCTATGGTAAATGAGCCTATCATGGATGGAAAATGCCAGATATCGGGAGATTTCGATGAGGAAAAAGCGACTGAGCTGGCTGATAAGATAGCCATGAAGCCCCTGCCTTTTGATATCACAGTGAAGGAAAGCGAACTTAATAAATGA
- a CDS encoding LuxR C-terminal-related transcriptional regulator, producing the protein MVEEKKLPIERSEIMQLKLADIYDNADNVSSDRKKQTLSIKCISDGYAITIDIKKVDPDGDKELQIDDISELEKKVLEKISEGEKQVQIAKDLGISQATVSGIKAKYPSLLELIGKSAADAALSVLNKDKALDRVMYLDQRARELSEKYAFKKKNVDKKNGGEDDE; encoded by the coding sequence GTGGTAGAAGAAAAAAAATTACCAATCGAAAGATCAGAAATTATGCAGCTGAAATTAGCTGATATATATGACAATGCAGATAATGTTTCTTCAGATAGAAAAAAACAGACATTATCCATAAAGTGTATATCTGATGGGTATGCTATCACCATAGATATAAAAAAAGTTGATCCGGATGGCGACAAAGAACTCCAAATAGATGACATATCGGAATTGGAAAAAAAGGTATTGGAGAAAATAAGTGAGGGAGAAAAGCAGGTTCAAATTGCCAAAGATTTAGGTATTTCACAAGCTACAGTTTCTGGCATCAAAGCAAAGTATCCATCGTTATTAGAGCTGATAGGAAAATCGGCTGCAGATGCGGCTTTATCTGTATTAAATAAAGATAAAGCACTTGATAGAGTAATGTATTTAGATCAGCGTGCAAGAGAATTATCGGAAAAATACGCTTTTAAAAAGAAAAATGTTGATAAAAAGAATGGGGGTGAAGATGATGAGTGA
- a CDS encoding glycoside hydrolase family 130 protein has protein sequence MKTQIINGVSLPNIPWQDKPADCKDVIWRYDANPIIPRDQLPTSNSIFNSAVVPFESERGKFAGVFRVDDKCRNMELHAGFSKDGIHWDIEPDRIVFEQADKSTEEANQWGYGYDPRVCFIEDRFWVTWCNAYGWKPTIGVAYTYDFKTFYQCENAFLPFNRNGVLFPRKINGKYVMFSRPSDSGHTPFGDMYISQSPDMKYWGEHRHVMGPLKAWESKKIGAGPIPIETSEGWLCFYHGVLESCNGFVYSFSACILDKDEPWKVKYRCAEYLLSPQKIYECVGDVQNVTFPCATLVDADTGRIAIYYGCADTCVSMAFTTVDDVVDYVKNHSSV, from the coding sequence ATGAAGACACAGATCATCAACGGTGTATCACTTCCCAATATCCCTTGGCAGGATAAGCCCGCAGACTGCAAGGACGTTATATGGAGATATGACGCTAACCCAATAATTCCCAGAGACCAGCTGCCTACTTCAAACTCGATATTCAACAGCGCAGTTGTTCCCTTTGAGAGCGAGAGAGGAAAGTTCGCAGGCGTTTTCCGTGTGGACGACAAGTGCAGGAACATGGAACTTCACGCAGGATTCTCCAAGGATGGTATCCATTGGGATATCGAGCCTGACAGAATAGTATTTGAGCAGGCTGACAAGTCTACCGAAGAAGCTAACCAGTGGGGCTACGGCTATGACCCCAGAGTATGCTTCATCGAGGACAGATTCTGGGTGACATGGTGCAACGCTTACGGCTGGAAGCCCACTATCGGCGTGGCTTACACCTATGATTTCAAGACCTTCTACCAGTGCGAGAACGCTTTCCTGCCTTTCAACAGAAACGGCGTGCTGTTCCCCAGAAAGATCAACGGCAAGTATGTAATGTTCTCAAGACCTTCCGACAGCGGTCACACTCCTTTTGGTGATATGTATATCTCACAGTCTCCCGATATGAAGTACTGGGGCGAGCACAGACACGTTATGGGACCCCTTAAAGCATGGGAATCCAAGAAGATAGGCGCAGGTCCTATCCCGATAGAGACCAGCGAGGGATGGCTGTGCTTCTATCACGGCGTACTGGAGAGCTGCAACGGCTTTGTTTACAGCTTCTCGGCTTGCATACTGGACAAGGACGAGCCATGGAAGGTCAAGTACAGATGTGCTGAGTATCTGCTGAGCCCCCAGAAGATATACGAGTGCGTAGGCGACGTTCAGAACGTTACATTCCCCTGCGCTACCCTCGTTGACGCTGACACAGGCAGGATAGCTATTTACTACGGCTGTGCTGATACCTGCGTAAGCATGGCATTCACTACTGTTGATGATGTTGTGGATTATGTGAAGAATCATTCTTCAGTTTAA
- the yfmF gene encoding EF-P 5-aminopentanol modification-associated protein YfmF codes for MAIRYDRSVIGEGMTLTRIIDPKYKTNIVRVRFVVPIDPENTGTNSLLMSLLVTSNSEIRSRSELSSKFMGLYGTSIGSIAGNVSDYQAMGISMNMIMDKYTIGGEVISEEAVRQLLLCVLSPDITDGKFNENYFRLRKQELLDNIAASVNDKRTYAYLKAKEVIYEGEPAANTDFGTAERAESITQEELMAQYRYLLESAVIDITVCGGGDIDSAVDMLKEAFSKLERKSVVKVDYRTLSPLKNEVCVKEEYMDVKQCKMFMAYKSDYDDIYVCKVMSCLLGGSAFSKLFLNVREKLSLCYGCDSYYSELKGVMLIESGVDAVNIEKAQEAIREQVKILQGGGFTEEELENTKMYIKSNFMANYDSEWDMAAWYRAQNSRGTAYTPEEVCDIVDRITAEQVTECAKSFKEDTVFVLKAKEDTADE; via the coding sequence ATGGCGATCAGATATGACAGATCGGTGATCGGGGAGGGTATGACCCTTACCCGGATAATTGACCCGAAATACAAGACCAATATCGTCAGGGTCAGGTTCGTTGTGCCTATCGACCCTGAAAACACAGGTACTAATTCCCTGCTGATGTCGCTGCTTGTGACTTCAAACTCGGAGATACGTTCAAGAAGCGAGCTTTCCTCAAAGTTCATGGGGCTTTACGGGACTTCCATCGGTTCGATAGCGGGTAATGTCAGCGATTATCAGGCTATGGGAATTTCCATGAACATGATAATGGATAAGTACACCATCGGCGGTGAGGTGATATCGGAAGAAGCAGTAAGACAACTGCTTTTATGCGTGCTCAGCCCCGATATCACAGACGGCAAGTTCAACGAGAATTACTTCAGGCTGAGAAAGCAGGAGCTTCTGGATAATATCGCGGCTTCTGTCAACGACAAGAGGACTTACGCTTATCTCAAGGCAAAGGAAGTCATCTATGAGGGCGAACCTGCGGCTAATACCGACTTCGGTACTGCTGAAAGAGCGGAGAGCATAACTCAGGAAGAGCTTATGGCGCAGTACAGATATCTGCTGGAAAGCGCAGTTATCGATATAACGGTATGCGGCGGCGGAGATATAGACAGTGCTGTTGATATGCTTAAAGAAGCTTTTTCAAAGCTGGAGAGAAAGAGTGTGGTAAAGGTCGATTACCGCACTTTATCCCCTTTGAAGAATGAGGTATGCGTTAAAGAGGAATACATGGACGTTAAGCAATGCAAGATGTTCATGGCTTACAAATCCGACTATGATGATATATATGTATGCAAGGTGATGTCCTGCCTGCTGGGCGGTTCAGCTTTTTCAAAGCTGTTCCTCAATGTCAGGGAGAAGCTTTCACTCTGCTACGGCTGTGACAGCTATTACAGTGAACTGAAAGGTGTCATGCTGATCGAGAGCGGTGTGGATGCTGTGAATATCGAAAAGGCACAGGAAGCTATCCGCGAGCAGGTAAAGATACTTCAGGGCGGCGGATTCACCGAAGAGGAGCTTGAAAATACCAAGATGTATATCAAGAGCAACTTTATGGCGAATTACGATTCCGAATGGGATATGGCAGCCTGGTACAGGGCTCAGAATTCCCGCGGGACAGCTTATACTCCCGAGGAAGTTTGCGATATCGTAGACCGCATAACAGCTGAGCAGGTGACAGAGTGTGCGAAAAGCTTCAAAGAGGACACAGTGTTCGTGCTGAAAGCAAAGGAGGATACTGCCGATGAATAA